A single Leptospira barantonii DNA region contains:
- a CDS encoding PEGA domain-containing protein, which produces MIRLSAFILILSILNIGLVAQGIDDYYRFPEGGMRERITFETERKLCVFPLKNQNADPNLDYLSKGYGGVLFSGLKGLFQIFDADVIPQSVQHSFGKPTGREKLKKGEWDGDILEQVKNAKETSPEKDPRFLTLKTEYISEEIPPEDSTLFLSGKKAACFYHLAGTFEKKSESQMELKLVLRSSKDGSRKEFKAKTSVRRSYQELDGLITEIKKELIGKNTISFSFKSGAMDGVLVFLDGQFLGKTPLQRSDILPGSHVIKYYMDGFQSQEQKVSVQDGGNFEMILSKTPRDGLISVTSNPEGANVYLGSEFLGKTPLNNVKVKTGYNRLRVSMEGHVDLLKGVEIKKDEETKLDLVLKPGDSVSYYKNKQNVFLDHSYNDFSIYSLYGTLLFYAGYYYFNLKANALYDRAQSQVSLTNLFFAANVVPQDTFVGMYLYQERIIRETNHDAGKYQKLAGNFGRHQGLTGGVMVYGMAAMLILAATFYWLGLDEETLDVGIAPKRVNNPYAIPGQMIEIDSFAQFNFRF; this is translated from the coding sequence ATGATTAGATTATCCGCATTTATTTTAATATTATCGATTTTGAATATAGGTCTCGTGGCGCAGGGGATAGACGACTATTATCGTTTCCCCGAAGGTGGAATGCGGGAAAGAATCACCTTCGAAACAGAAAGAAAACTCTGTGTGTTTCCTTTGAAGAACCAAAACGCGGACCCGAACCTGGACTATCTAAGCAAGGGTTACGGCGGGGTTTTATTCTCGGGGTTGAAGGGACTTTTTCAAATCTTCGATGCCGATGTAATTCCTCAAAGTGTTCAACACTCCTTCGGAAAACCCACGGGAAGAGAAAAATTAAAAAAGGGAGAATGGGACGGGGACATTCTCGAACAAGTCAAGAACGCAAAGGAAACCTCGCCCGAAAAAGATCCGAGATTTCTCACCTTAAAAACGGAATATATCTCCGAAGAGATTCCGCCCGAAGACAGTACGTTGTTTTTATCCGGTAAGAAGGCCGCATGTTTTTATCATCTCGCGGGAACTTTCGAAAAAAAAAGCGAGTCGCAGATGGAACTCAAACTCGTTTTGAGATCCTCCAAGGACGGGTCCCGAAAAGAATTCAAAGCAAAAACTAGCGTTAGACGTTCTTATCAGGAATTGGACGGTTTGATTACCGAGATCAAAAAGGAACTGATCGGAAAGAACACGATTTCATTCTCCTTTAAATCGGGGGCCATGGACGGAGTTTTGGTTTTTTTGGACGGACAATTTCTCGGTAAAACTCCTTTGCAGAGATCGGACATTCTTCCCGGAAGCCACGTCATCAAATATTATATGGACGGGTTTCAAAGTCAGGAACAAAAAGTCAGCGTTCAAGACGGCGGGAATTTCGAAATGATTCTTTCCAAAACTCCGAGAGACGGATTGATCTCGGTCACTTCCAATCCGGAAGGAGCCAACGTGTATCTCGGTTCCGAATTTTTGGGAAAAACTCCGTTAAACAACGTGAAGGTGAAGACCGGTTACAATCGTCTTCGTGTTTCTATGGAAGGCCACGTCGATTTGTTGAAAGGTGTGGAGATCAAAAAGGACGAGGAAACAAAACTGGATCTCGTATTAAAACCGGGAGACAGCGTAAGTTATTATAAAAACAAACAAAACGTTTTTCTCGATCATTCTTATAACGACTTTTCAATCTATTCCTTATACGGAACTCTTTTGTTTTATGCTGGATATTATTACTTCAATCTGAAGGCCAACGCGTTGTATGATCGCGCGCAAAGTCAGGTAAGTCTTACCAATCTTTTTTTCGCGGCCAACGTGGTTCCTCAAGATACGTTTGTGGGAATGTATCTCTATCAGGAAAGAATCATTCGAGAAACCAATCACGACGCGGGTAAATATCAAAAGCTCGCCGGTAACTTCGGACGACATCAGGGTTTGACGGGCGGCGTGATGGTTTACGGGATGGCCGCGATGTTGATCTTGGCCGCTACGTTTTATTGGCTCGGTTTGGACGAAGAAACCTTGGATGTCGGAATCGCTCCGAAACGTGTGAACAATCCGTATGCGATTCCCGGTCAGATGATCGAGATCGATTCGTTTGCGCAGTTTAATTTTAGATTTTAA
- a CDS encoding glutamate ligase domain-containing protein: MNSTSDFFDFISGLSNLEKTRNFNVFTGYSLEPFANVLNKYGFDSRKESSLCRISVVGTNAKGSITHFLGEYFRLSGFKTGLYTSPHLISPLERIRIGNKTNPFREVTEKELNELLNEWKTLGAETDLKTFSFFELFTCASFRFFEKESVEVQIYEAGLGGRLDATKLCDPDIVVLGIIGLDHKEILGNSKEEILLEKLGICTSNTKAVFAIEQTEPRLNDQIRSWCDKNAIPCFILPQTPNDASYLVRNKGFSFQVFQNILNLEWASKIRAHFETSLKNESNASESWSDPSGLQESNKPEFQSYEKNITLPPGRLSVLMDSPRLVFDPAHNPDAFSETLKSLNAIYPMDRFFVLVGVLKDKDGNGILKILRTAKKDSKILDFRFLKDDGFALPSDCLAEESIDHEEFFANLRTFKKSNQPSLVLGSFRLFPIVSEFLVQNETD, from the coding sequence ATGAACTCAACATCCGATTTTTTCGACTTCATATCCGGTCTTTCCAATTTGGAAAAAACCAGAAACTTCAACGTCTTTACCGGATATTCCTTGGAACCGTTTGCGAACGTTTTGAATAAATACGGATTCGATTCAAGGAAAGAATCTTCGCTCTGCAGAATCTCCGTTGTAGGAACGAACGCGAAAGGTTCGATCACTCATTTTTTGGGAGAATACTTCCGCCTTTCCGGTTTTAAAACGGGGCTTTATACTTCTCCGCATCTGATTTCTCCTTTGGAAAGAATTCGAATCGGAAATAAAACGAACCCGTTCCGAGAAGTGACCGAGAAAGAATTGAACGAATTGTTAAACGAATGGAAAACTCTCGGTGCCGAAACCGATTTGAAAACGTTTTCCTTTTTCGAACTTTTCACCTGCGCTTCGTTCCGTTTTTTTGAAAAAGAATCCGTTGAAGTTCAGATCTACGAGGCCGGGCTCGGAGGAAGACTGGACGCGACCAAACTCTGCGATCCCGACATAGTCGTATTGGGAATCATCGGACTCGATCACAAAGAAATATTAGGAAATTCTAAAGAAGAAATCCTGCTCGAAAAACTCGGGATCTGCACCTCAAATACGAAAGCGGTTTTTGCGATCGAACAAACAGAACCGCGTTTAAACGATCAAATCCGTTCCTGGTGCGATAAAAATGCAATCCCCTGTTTTATCCTTCCGCAAACTCCGAACGACGCGAGTTATCTCGTTCGAAACAAAGGATTTTCGTTTCAAGTATTTCAGAATATTCTAAATTTAGAATGGGCTTCTAAGATCCGCGCGCATTTCGAAACGTCTTTGAAAAACGAATCGAACGCGTCGGAGTCATGGAGTGACCCAAGCGGATTGCAGGAATCCAACAAACCGGAGTTCCAATCCTACGAAAAAAACATCACTCTTCCACCGGGAAGACTGAGCGTGTTAATGGATTCTCCTCGATTGGTTTTTGATCCGGCCCACAACCCGGACGCGTTTTCGGAAACGCTCAAAAGTTTAAACGCGATTTATCCGATGGATCGTTTTTTCGTGTTAGTCGGAGTTCTCAAAGACAAGGACGGAAACGGGATTCTGAAAATTTTGAGAACCGCAAAGAAGGATTCGAAGATCCTCGATTTTCGATTTTTAAAGGACGACGGCTTTGCGCTTCCTTCCGATTGTCTCGCGGAAGAATCGATCGATCACGAAGAATTCTTTGCAAATCTTCGTACATTCAAAAAATCGAATCAACCGAGTTTAGTGCTCGGAAGCTTTCGTTTGTTTCCGATCGTAAGCGAGTTCCTCGTTCAAAACGAAACTGACTGA